CGACCCCGGGATGAGTGAGGGCGAGCTGAAGGTGATCGAGAAGCGGGCCGCCGAAGAGGGCTTGTGCGCGATGGGTCTGCGCTTCAGTGAGGATCCGATGGCGCCGGCCGAGCGGTTCAAGACGCTCAAGGACAGGCTCGGTGACTCGTTCGAGGTCATCGAGATCGACTCGTCGAAGGGCAACGCCGGCGGCTTCGGCCGGATGGCGCACTCGGTGCTCGCTCTCGAGGTGCGCGAGGTCGAGGGGCACCCGGCCTTCGAGGCGCGCAAGCGGGTTGTCCAGTTCCTCAAGGACCGGCTGACCTGAGGGCTATTCGCGCTCGACGGCTTTCAGACCATGGGTGGGTGTCCACCACTCGATGACGAGAAGTGTGGCGGCGTCGTTGAGGTGGGTGAGCACGACCTCGGTGATGTCGGCGCGGAAGAGGTCGCCGTCGGGACCGTCGGGGATGGGACCGCAGGGAACGGCCCGTCCGGCGATCTTCGCCTCGCCGGGCCATTCCGCTTCGTTGCCTTCGACCGGGTCGACGGTCGCGGTGTGCAGCGCGAAGCGGGGATCGCGGCTTAGGTCGGAACCCTTGCGTGCGTTGGGCATTGAGCCGAACGTCAGCTCGCCGTGGGCGAAGGTGCATTCGATGCCGGAGATTCGCGGTGACCCGTCGGCACGCAGGGTCGCAATGGTCTTGTGCTTGTGCGCGTCGAACAGTGCCTGAACGCGGTCCGCGAACTCAGGCTCCGCGGTCCGGATGTCTCGCCACGTCGTCATGTGGTCAATGCTGACATCAGGCTCGTCAA
This is a stretch of genomic DNA from Mycobacterium sp. ELW1. It encodes these proteins:
- a CDS encoding pyridoxamine 5'-phosphate oxidase family protein — protein: MTTWRDIRTAEPEFADRVQALFDAHKHKTIATLRADGSPRISGIECTFAHGELTFGSMPNARKGSDLSRDPRFALHTATVDPVEGNEAEWPGEAKIAGRAVPCGPIPDGPDGDLFRADITEVVLTHLNDAATLLVIEWWTPTHGLKAVERE